From the genome of Helicobacter colisuis, one region includes:
- a CDS encoding EI24 domain-containing protein encodes MGKSITQTPYYLQKAIKDFFKPFILKLALLPFIISLVFWITIFYFFSKNVMANLFELIQPYITIETSWLSWIQAPLEILTHTFLFVIIVIVFWLSQFLTLMLINAFLTPFVVKFIHKQHYSSILIQPDTNFFVSLLLLIIPYVIYAMLFLCLLPFYFIPPIWIIGITLLNYWLFSKRQVQDVGENIFSQQEFAPTKQTHKNAIRSLIIPLFLLSLIPFIGFFVPLFSSVALTHLFFHIKGDLKNGNSN; translated from the coding sequence ATGGGAAAATCAATCACCCAAACCCCCTATTATTTACAAAAAGCTATTAAGGATTTTTTTAAGCCTTTTATTCTCAAACTCGCACTTCTTCCATTTATTATTTCTTTAGTTTTTTGGATTACTATTTTTTATTTTTTTAGCAAGAATGTAATGGCAAACTTATTTGAGTTAATTCAGCCATACATAACCATTGAAACTTCTTGGCTTTCTTGGATTCAAGCTCCACTAGAAATACTTACTCACACCTTTTTGTTTGTCATCATAGTGATAGTTTTTTGGTTATCACAATTTTTAACACTTATGTTAATTAATGCTTTTTTAACCCCTTTTGTTGTTAAATTCATTCACAAGCAACATTATTCTTCTATTTTGATTCAGCCTGATACAAACTTTTTTGTCTCTCTTTTACTTTTAATTATCCCCTATGTGATTTATGCAATGCTTTTTTTATGTTTGCTTCCTTTTTATTTTATTCCCCCCATTTGGATTATTGGAATCACACTTTTAAATTATTGGCTATTTTCCAAAAGACAAGTCCAAGATGTCGGTGAAAATATTTTTAGCCAACAAGAATTTGCTCCTACTAAACAAACTCATAAAAATGCCATAAGAAGCCTAATAATACCTCTGTTCCTTTTAAGCCTTATTCCTTTTATTGGCTTTTTTGTGCCTCTTTTTTCTTCTGTGGCTCTTACACATTTATTTTTTCATATCAAGGGGGATTTAAAAAATGGAAATTCAAATTGA